A region from the Mya arenaria isolate MELC-2E11 chromosome 2, ASM2691426v1 genome encodes:
- the LOC128211495 gene encoding uncharacterized protein LOC128211495: protein MLLKPSEIFFSQNNISYSFSAPGRFKDNRIGDTLDDIIKGNIKVHQFPPISVTKKPGGNKWFTLDNRRLWIFHRLEAHGMCKEIDVNVVEYSLQHGRKFTSNNGGVAISVRGFPGGEWVRRITPVVPKCVQPKTPDKSETPLETTATTFSSTSSVDNVKSISVTDVQCASDVKFPIRLSTSSTVVDAPNVSTDRFKEMSSTFTGSCVLPSMAVEMAKRLLKVRQEQPLPSILSGKRSHEDTFGCKKSPFTDYILSKRVRFENYWAGNSYRASRVFSQHRHKYEYDYEESDEELMESITKVPGEGEMVQTCPKHDFNVDVKDSDSDAKEIDYPDDIESDSDESQNNYALRNLFNNNSSDTDADLDTDTSLDSIPDSDSNSDLSSDTSNTMVVRKKNSNRLIICDRDIYHDPDFDDDSGPEFDEDDRIGERFNYYEDLDCAETQRANTACMFNYKHIEEEHSDFLSESETESSSESDTDSSGNESSRSDSDYDFHENYNVCCHYDII, encoded by the coding sequence ATGCTACTTAAACCTTCGGAAATTTTCTTTAGCCAGAATAATATAAGCTATTCATTTTCAGCACCCGGAAGATTTAAAGATAATCGTATTGGAGACACATTGGATGATATAATTAAAGGTAACATAAAGGTACATCAGTTTCCTCCAATATCGGTTACAAAGAAACCGGGTGGCAATAAATGGTTTACTTTAGACAACCGTAGACTATGGATATTTCACCGTTTAGAGGCCCATGGAATGTGCAAGGAGATTGATGTGAATGTTGTGGAATACTCGTTGCAACACGGAAGGAAATTTACCTCAAATAATGGTGGTGTGGCTATCTCTGTTCGGGGTTTTCCTGGCGGGGAGTGGGTTCGGAGAATCACACCAGTCGTTCCTAAATGCGTGCAGCCTAAAACTCCCGACAAATCAGAAACACCGTTAGAAACAACTGCTACAACCTTTTCTTCAACATCTTCTGTTGATAACGTAAAGTCTATATCCGTGACAGATGTGCAATGTGCATCAGATGTAAAGTTTCCAATACGCCTATCCACCTCTTCAACAGTCGTGGATGCACCAAATGTATCCACTGACCGCTTTAAGGAAATGTCTTCAACTTTTACTGGTTCATGTGTACTACCATCCATGGCCGTGGAAATGGCAAAACGTCTCCTAAAGGTTCGACAGGAACAACCATTACCTTCAATACTGTCGGGTAAAAGATCACATGAAGATACATTCGGGTGTAAAAAATCACCGTTTACCGATTATATACTTTCTAAAAGGGTAcgttttgaaaattattggGCCGGAAACAGTTACAGAGCATCCAGAGTGTTCAGCCAACACAGGCATAAATATGAGTATGACTATGAAGAATCTGACGAAGAGCTCATGGAAAGTATTACTAAGGTGCCCGGAGAAGGTGAAATGGTACAAACCTGTCCTAAACATGACTTTAATGTTGATGTTAAAGATTCTGATAGCGACGCTAAGGAAATAGATTACCCAGACGATATTGAAAGCGATAGTGATGAAAGCCAGAATAATTATGCACTTCGCAATCTTTTCAACAACAACTCTTCAGATACCGATGCTGATTTAGATACCGATACATCTTTAGATAGCATACCTGATTCAGACAGCAATAGTGATTTGTCCAGTGATACTAGCAACACAATGGTGGTTAGGAAAAAAAACAGTAATCGTTTAATAATATGCGATAGAGACATTTACCATGACCCAGATTTTGATGACGATAGTGGTCCAGAATTTGATGAAGATGATAGAATCGGTGAAAGATTTAACTACTATGAGGATTTAGACTGTGCCGAAACACAAAGGGCAAACACTGCGTGTATGTTCAACTACAAGCATATTGAAGAAGAACACTCTGACTTTCTGTCAGAATCCGAAACAGAATCATCGTCAGAATCAGACACAGACTCATCAGGCAATGAATCATCCAGATCTGACAGCGATTATGACTTTCATGAGAATTATAATGTGTGTTGCCACTATGACatcatttaa